In Candidatus Sulfurimonas marisnigri, a single genomic region encodes these proteins:
- a CDS encoding phosphatidate cytidylyltransferase: MSIFSSSKERIVTGLALVAAVLVIGFIDNFFLMWLVLGAIYILAFKEAMRLFEVESGSLLTYAAGIWAIAGIYPYGDDLFVLAGIIYASAAAYNRDITWKNFLPFIYPTAGMLFIFTMYQEYGVVSLLWLLVVVAMTDIGAYAVGKSIGKTPFSETSPNKTMEGVVGGIVVATLGGMFVGLSIVDLGISFIISFMVATSSIFGDLFESSLKRSAGVKDSGDLLPGHGGVLDRIDGYLFGAIVMLVLLRGLV; encoded by the coding sequence ATGAGTATATTTTCAAGTTCAAAAGAGAGAATTGTCACTGGTCTGGCACTTGTAGCAGCTGTTTTAGTTATTGGTTTTATAGATAACTTTTTTCTTATGTGGTTAGTTCTTGGTGCAATCTATATCTTGGCCTTTAAAGAGGCGATGAGACTTTTTGAAGTTGAGAGCGGCTCTTTGCTTACATATGCTGCGGGTATCTGGGCTATAGCCGGAATCTACCCATACGGTGATGATTTGTTTGTTCTTGCTGGTATTATTTATGCAAGTGCTGCAGCATACAACAGAGATATAACTTGGAAAAACTTTCTCCCTTTCATCTATCCAACAGCTGGAATGCTGTTTATCTTCACAATGTATCAAGAGTATGGAGTAGTATCGCTTCTATGGCTTTTAGTTGTTGTTGCTATGACAGATATTGGAGCGTATGCAGTCGGCAAAAGCATTGGTAAAACACCTTTTAGCGAAACTTCTCCAAACAAAACTATGGAAGGTGTTGTCGGCGGAATTGTTGTCGCAACTCTTGGCGGTATGTTTGTGGGACTAAGTATAGTTGATTTGGGCATCTCATTTATTATCTCATTTATGGTTGCAACAAGCTCTATCTTCGGCGATTTGTTTGAGAGCTCCTTAAAGAGAAGTGCGGGCGTAAAAGACAGTGGAGATTTACTTCCAGGTCATGGCGGTGTTCTTGACAGAATTGACGGCTATCTATTTGGAGCTATAGTAATGTTAGTTCTATTGAGAGGTTTAGTGTAA
- the dxr gene encoding 1-deoxy-D-xylulose-5-phosphate reductoisomerase: MIVLGSTGSIGVNTLEIAKKFSLHVEVLVCGKNIELLNKQIALHNPKVVVVAYKEDMTKVNHKSVFYGQESILKVIEDSQSEIVVNALVGFLGLRPTLTALSCGKKVALANKESLVACGAFIDVSKIQPIDSEHFGLWYLMQDRPVSKMIITASGGAFRDWDLNKLQNATLADTQKHPNWSMGQKITIDSATMVNKMFELLEARWLFGEGEYDAIIETKSLIHALIDFKDGSTTAHFAHASMQLPIAFALNQNMQENILTHVDLLKVGSLVFREITTDRYPVWQIREELLKNPARGAVVNAANEVAIKKFINKDIGFMDISKTIINAFEKFTELPKSIDDVFAIDAEVRKYSSGLL, from the coding sequence TTGATAGTACTTGGCTCAACTGGTTCTATAGGTGTAAATACACTTGAAATTGCCAAGAAATTTTCTCTACATGTAGAAGTTTTAGTGTGCGGAAAAAACATAGAACTTCTCAACAAGCAGATTGCCTTACATAATCCGAAAGTAGTTGTTGTTGCGTATAAAGAAGATATGACAAAAGTAAACCATAAGAGTGTTTTTTATGGACAAGAGTCTATTTTAAAAGTTATAGAAGATTCACAAAGTGAGATAGTCGTAAATGCCCTTGTTGGTTTCTTGGGGCTTCGTCCAACTCTGACTGCCCTTTCATGTGGAAAAAAAGTTGCTCTTGCAAACAAAGAATCACTAGTTGCATGTGGAGCTTTTATAGACGTAAGTAAAATCCAGCCGATAGATAGTGAACACTTCGGTCTTTGGTACCTAATGCAAGATAGACCTGTGAGTAAAATGATTATCACAGCGAGTGGTGGAGCATTTAGAGACTGGGATTTAAACAAACTTCAAAACGCCACATTAGCAGATACTCAAAAACATCCAAACTGGTCAATGGGGCAAAAGATAACCATAGATAGTGCGACCATGGTAAATAAGATGTTTGAGCTCCTTGAGGCTAGATGGCTTTTTGGAGAGGGTGAATATGACGCAATAATTGAGACAAAATCACTTATACACGCACTTATAGATTTCAAAGACGGTTCAACCACTGCTCACTTCGCTCATGCAAGTATGCAGCTCCCTATAGCTTTTGCCCTAAACCAAAATATGCAGGAGAATATACTCACACATGTAGATTTACTAAAAGTAGGCTCATTGGTGTTTAGAGAGATTACAACCGATAGATACCCTGTTTGGCAGATAAGAGAAGAATTACTAAAAAATCCTGCTCGTGGTGCTGTTGTAAACGCTGCAAATGAAGTAGCAATAAAGAAATTTATAAACAAAGATATAGGTTTTATGGACATTAGCAAGACTATAATAAATGCTTTTGAAAAATTTACCGAGTTACCAAAAAGTATTGATGATGTTTTTGCTATTGACGCGGAAGTTAGAAAATATTCGAGTGGATTATTATAA
- the tsaD gene encoding tRNA (adenosine(37)-N6)-threonylcarbamoyltransferase complex transferase subunit TsaD has translation MILSIESSCDDSAIAITEIATKKLLFHKKISQELEHSVYGGVVPELAARLHAEALPKILEECKPYFKDLKAVAVTSTPGLAVTLVEGVTMAKAISVALGIPLIGVNHLVGHIYSLFIEKEAHFPLTVLLVSGGHTQVMEVKSLEQIETVAKSMDDSFGESFDKCAKMMGLGYPGGPLIQELAKDGDRKKYNFTIPLSQSKLIAFSYSGLKNAVRLAIEKEDESEYKNIAASFEHIAAAHLTQKLKKYFKEVKPEIFAIVGGASANLYLRSQIEELLKPHKATLLLSELKYCSDNAAMIGRVAIEMYEKGMFSSMDELDISPRSKL, from the coding sequence ATGATACTAAGTATAGAAAGCTCATGTGATGACAGCGCTATTGCAATTACAGAGATAGCAACAAAAAAACTTCTTTTTCATAAAAAAATATCCCAAGAGTTAGAGCACTCTGTATACGGTGGTGTTGTTCCAGAACTAGCAGCACGTCTTCATGCAGAAGCACTCCCAAAGATTTTAGAGGAGTGTAAACCTTACTTTAAAGATTTAAAAGCTGTAGCGGTTACTTCAACTCCAGGTCTTGCTGTAACTTTAGTCGAGGGTGTGACAATGGCAAAAGCAATCTCTGTTGCACTTGGCATACCTCTTATAGGTGTAAATCATCTTGTGGGGCATATATACTCACTTTTTATAGAGAAAGAAGCACACTTTCCGCTAACAGTTCTTTTAGTCTCTGGTGGACATACACAGGTGATGGAAGTTAAAAGTCTTGAGCAAATAGAGACAGTTGCAAAAAGTATGGATGACAGTTTTGGTGAGAGTTTTGACAAGTGTGCGAAAATGATGGGACTTGGTTACCCGGGTGGCCCACTTATTCAGGAGTTGGCAAAGGACGGGGATAGAAAAAAGTATAACTTTACTATTCCCCTCTCTCAGTCAAAACTAATAGCATTTTCATACTCAGGATTGAAAAACGCTGTAAGACTTGCAATTGAAAAAGAAGATGAGAGTGAATATAAAAATATAGCCGCTAGCTTTGAGCACATAGCAGCTGCACATCTTACTCAGAAGTTAAAGAAGTACTTTAAAGAGGTAAAACCTGAAATATTTGCAATAGTAGGAGGGGCGAGCGCTAACCTTTACTTGCGTTCACAGATAGAGGAGTTGTTAAAACCTCATAAAGCCACTCTGCTTTTAAGTGAACTGAAATATTGCTCAGACAATGCGGCGATGATAGGAAGAGTTGCTATAGAGATGTATGAAAAAGGTATGTTTAGTTCGATGGATGAACTAGACATATCTCCTAGAAGTAAATTATAA
- the tpx gene encoding thiol peroxidase — protein sequence MATTKFKGTDVELLGNEVNVGDKAPEITVVNSDGLGDVVVGGAQGHKQLIIVVPSLDTGVCATETRNFNAKASSLAGVKPTIVSLDLPFAAGRFCSTEGITNLTVTSDFRNKDFANAYGVLLGGSVLAGVTCRAIFAINEDGIVTYKEIVPEITEEPNYDAAIAAVS from the coding sequence ATGGCAACTACAAAATTTAAAGGTACAGACGTAGAATTATTAGGAAACGAGGTAAATGTTGGCGATAAAGCACCAGAGATTACAGTTGTAAACTCAGATGGTTTAGGCGATGTAGTAGTTGGTGGTGCACAAGGTCATAAACAACTTATTATTGTTGTTCCATCACTAGATACAGGTGTATGTGCTACTGAGACTCGTAATTTTAATGCAAAAGCTTCTTCTTTAGCAGGCGTTAAACCAACAATAGTTTCTTTAGACTTACCATTTGCAGCTGGTCGTTTTTGTTCAACAGAAGGTATCACAAACTTAACTGTGACTTCAGATTTCAGAAACAAAGATTTTGCTAATGCTTACGGTGTATTACTTGGTGGTTCTGTTCTTGCTGGTGTAACTTGTAGAGCAATCTTCGCAATAAACGAAGATGGTATTGTAACTTATAAAGAAATCGTTCCAGAAATCACTGAAGAGCCAAACTACGACGCTGCAATCGCTGCTGTTAGTTAA